The Medicago truncatula cultivar Jemalong A17 chromosome 7, MtrunA17r5.0-ANR, whole genome shotgun sequence genome includes the window TGAAACTAACAAAATGCCATAGAAAGGACCAAacgaacaaaacaacaaaatcaataacattattgtaaaaaaaaaaaaaaaaaactcattaattAAGATGTGAAATAACAAAGACAAACAAACCAAGAAATCAACTCAAAAGACAAACAAACAAAGACTTTTACTTTAACAATTACATCAAAGGCAATTTCTTATGACAAAAAATGCGAGGGCTTAAATAGGCATAAATAGATAGATAACTCTCAAATTATTATACTTCATTATGCATTAAAGACATAAATAATCTATATAAATAAGCAAGGCTGGTCCAAAAACAAGTCGATCAAGGTATCAATCATCATAGACCTCCAAAATATTAGAAATTTACTTCTTAAAAAGTCCTTATATTCTacaatttccaaaacaaaaattaataaaacatatataaaaccAATATTGTATATATCAACAAATATTAAATCAATTGAAAACGTCACATCGAACGAAATCGATTATACAATTTCATGAATGGTTTTGTTTATCAAAACGTATACAAACTaaaattttaaccaaaattttgtaaatttacaAAAGGACATTGTTAATGGCTTAAAAATGGATCATATTAAAATTTGTCGTAATCCttcatatatatgtatgatGCATggactttcttaaaaaaaaatatatatatggacTGACCCTAAAAATAGTTCTAACATATACATTAGAAGAATGTAATTATCTCTATCAGCTCGTAGACCCAGTTCagctatttttttcattaaaaaagttataataatcTAACTAAAGTGACAAAATTATTTAGGGATAAAAGTGACAAAATTATTTAGGGATAAAAGTGACAGGGACATATTGATAGaatgtataatttttgttaatttgtatAAAAATCTAAAGTAACACTGGCACGTAAGATTTCGTCTTTATATGATAATAATCACAAATCTAAGAAAGATTCCTAAACAAATTGTGCCCTTTTTGTTCTGTCGGCAGGGTTTATTACTAGTGAGTGATTAAcaattttagtttaatttatatgtattatcagtctattaaaaaaaataaaaatattacctCTACAATAATTATTCATACTTTACATGTGTTTTTCTCTGTGGTGCCCtacccaaaccccaaatttcTTCTTATACATCATATTCAAACTTTTTGGATTCGTCGTtccaagttttattttttagaatgagtTTTGTTTCACCATGGCCCTTGGTGATAATGCTCTCCATTTATTTATAACAAGTGGGTTCAACAATATTGTGTAGCTTTATATGTACCTCTCTTCTTTGTAGAGTAGTGGTTGAGTTGAGTGAAAATTGGGAGCTAAactcataatattatttttaacaggTTACAAACATTGTTAACTTAAAAGGGAGGTATTCATCACATGGGAAATTAAATGGGAAGGTCAATGTCAAGTTAAAAAATAGAGGGGTGTGATGGAGAAGGTGAATGTAgagttttttgataaaaaataatacaagttacaaaattttatgtagtaactaaaaaaatcaatagttaTTTCATCGAGTAAAAAGGATAATATTAAAGATAAATCTCCAAATTCACCCGTCGTCTTAGTTTTCATAAAGTGAACTGATTCAACGACAATTACTTAACCAACACCAAGAACCTTCGAAAGCACCTAATAAGTGGTGTGGGATTAGAAAATCACAATGGAGCCACCGTGATTTTGTGAAGCTATAAGGCATAGTTTTTGTCAAAAGTTATGGTGGTTTGCGGTGATTTTATCATCAATCTCGCTTCtcatccaaacatacactaattaatattacatgGAGAGATAAGACACCAATATTTCATAGGCTATGAATTATCACATTTGTCTGTAAGGGCAATATTTGTATTGTATAGTTTAGGGAGTCTAAAAAAACACATGTCTCCAGCCAAAGACAAAACCTCTAAGAAATATCTTATCCACAAAGGTACCCAAAACCTCTATCAGAAACCTAGACTTAGCCCATTTAGGACCTAGACATTAGGTCCCCTCCCTAAACCTGTTGAAAGCTATTTCATTGAGTTTTAAATGTGGTTATGTTCTTTCCACATCTCTAAAAGCTATATCTTGGGATTGTATGTCCTGATTTGTGTGAAAATCAAAGACAAAGAAGGGAATATCCAGGATTCTATCACTGTGAGTTGAAGTATGTTGAATTGCATGGTTGTGTTAGTCAAATGATTGAAATTGAGCTTGCTATTCATTATTTAAAGAATGTGATTTCACTAGAGCATATCACTTTCGATCATAATGAAAGCAGCTTAAAGCTAAGCCTATCATGAGCAGCGTCGCTGCTTGATCGGCAGTTCGATAACCTATTTAGGAGATGGAAGATGGTTAGATGTTTTTCACCATCTTTCCCATTGGACTGAGCCTGGGCGCAATTTGATTCGTGAAGAACTTCAAAATTACGTCAATGGAATTACCATACTCATAGATTCCTCAAGCACACTGCAAGTCATTTTAGGATTTTACTACTTTTACTTACAAAGGCAAAAATATAATTCTGCACAATATTTTGCTTTCTTCGCATACGATAGTTGAAAGTTTTCTCTTTTCATAATACATcacttaaaatattaaaacataaatattgCAGAATTTCTTAGAGCAATTTCTCTATTTGGTTCGTTCACTTGAATTCTATGGTTCTCATTATCCATTTTTTCCTATTATTTTGTAGACTAAATGTCTAAATTGGTATTAAGAAAAAACATAGACCTGTATGGTCCTTGAAAAATGACATCAAAAATCTTAAATGCTGATCAAATTAGTCTATAGGTGGCAGCGATACCATTCACACACCCATTCAAAAATTAGGACTCTCCAAATTATTTGATACATTATGTAGATGACAATTCAAAGTGGATCACACTTGATGAAAATCGATGATTATAAAGCTAAAACAACCACTTACTAATGTAAATACTAACTCTTACAGTTTGTTCGTCATCATAGACCGCATGTCTTAGTTGAATAGAATAATCCGGATTTggtattgaaaaaaaaacagtttaatttcaatttcaatgttgGTCCCTTGGAATGTCGAGGTCTTTAAATACTGGACTGTCAACTCCAACTCCCATGGCGTTTAGTCCGTTATCCACGTATATGACAGCACCAGTGATAGCTGATGCTAAGGGTGATGCCAAGAAAGCAGCAGCGTTGCCTACCTCCTCTGTTACAAATACTCCAAAGTATAAGTAATTTGCATACTAAAAAGTAGAGAAATGTTCATTTCAGAAAAGGAAGAATCTCAAGGGTAATAATATTACCTGCATGTAGTTCTTTCTGTAGTGGTGCATTCGTAAAtgaataatcaatcatcatatCAATGAAACCAATGGCTTTCGCAGCACGGCTTCCAAGTGGACCTAGGCATTGAAAACATTTTGAATCAATATGCGACACAGAGACATTCACATTGCTATTTGCTCattaatacataaaatatattagTCAATATATGATTacaatttagaaagaaaaaaaatttgtaatcaTGATAAGCATGCATAGCTACACACTTTTACCCCCACCTATATCAGTATAAGTTCTTATACTAACAGTCTGTcgcaaaacacattttttttgtctttaagtAAGACATACCGAACATGTATCATATCCAGATGATAGTTGTGTGTGTCTTTAGTTGACAAATGTATATGAGAAGTATCGGTGaaagtattttttaaatttaaatcctTATCGAATACTTTTTGGGTACGTCTCAGGAATTATAAGACAGATATCTGTGTCAAATACGTTTTGGACACCGATACTCTTCCATTTTTTAAGTATCTAGGATTCATAGTTTGTCAACATCCACGGAGTTTACTGACAAGCAAAAATCCAACTTGGAGGAAAAAGTTAATAACAACATTAGGTGGGATTAGCGGAATTATTTGACGTTGTAAAGTCGTATCATATATCTGGTCTAAAAATGCTTTTAAATCCCTCTTAATAGTTTGTTCTACGGTTTTTTCAGTCTTACTTTAGCTCTAATTATTGGACTATCCCTCTGGGTCAAATCTCCCTACCAATGCTTCTACAAGTCTTCTCAATACATGCTCAAACCATATACGACAATATTCTAATTCAACCCGTTTCTGTATTTTGGAAGCTATCCTAATTTTCTCTATATGATTGTATTTCTATTCCTATCTTGTCCTGTGTAAACCACTCATACGTAGTAACTTTTCTCATATCTTGATACTAAGTTTACGATGATGAACCCTAAGTAGGTAAAATATGAGACTTGTCGTATCGTAATTTTCGCTTCTGCCTTAAAAATTGTTTGTTCATTGCTAAACTTGTGTAAGTTGCGTTCGATATAACCCAATTTACTTACTTACACTTAGGCAGAAACCTTGTATTTCTAAAACTTGCAACCAAATCTCTAACTTCTCATTTATCTCTCTCTTCTAGTCAATTCTCTCGTTCTCACGCAAATACATTTTTAAGCTCCATCACTCCACggcttaattttaataattttgtcaaTTATAGAGTTCTGATGATTAGCatagcattttcttttttatcagtCATCACCACTTTTCAGGGAGTTAGAAAGCAAAAATGCTAGATGGTAACAAAATACAGCCAGAATATAAAAGATTTTACAAAAGTTCCTCTTTAACAGAAAACATTGGCATCAGTCAAATGCTCATATGGATGTATTGCAGGTGAAAAGGAAAACAGGCAAAATCTTAGACCTATAACCACCTCTAATACCACTAATGTAACACCACtttttatttaacttaaaataataaaaagaacataatttttgaaaaatttcgaagttactttcctttttttaaaaaaaaaaattgcataatcTGTATATCGAATTGATTGCACTAGTGAGAAGCTTTATTTAGtctttgattttaaaatataaagccAGTTGTGACAAGCCATCAATACCTGCAGATATAGTATTAACTCTGATTCTTTTCTTTCTACCAGCTTCAAAAGCAAGCACCTGATAAATGCAATTTCAAAAATGCAAAGGGGAAGAGGCGGAAGTTAGGAACACAAAAGTACCGAAACACACGTATTTATGCGTGTAATATCacaatttttataaagaaaacgGTAGACTCACTCTTGTATCACTTTCCAAAGCAGCTTTAGCAGAACTCATACCCCCACCATACCTGCATATCATTCAGTTCAAAACTttgtcaatgattttttttaattaaaatacagAACTATGAGTCGTTAGCATATCAAACATACCCAGGAATAATCCTCTCTGAAGCAATATATGTTAGAGATAGCGAAGATCCACCTATAACCAAAACAGACCAGTGAGAACAAATATATTGAAGGATGAAGaatcaaaatgtcatctcttatagGTAAATGAACTTGCCTTGGTTCATGATTGGAAGAAAGTGTTTTAGTAAAGAAATATAAGAGTAACTAGATGCGGACAAGGCAGCTAGATATCCTTTCCGAGACGTCTCGGACAATAGTTTACTGACCTACAATAGAGTTGATTTCTTTGTTAAAGCTCAAGGCATAAGTTAGAAGGAACCATCATCTCGTTATTGTAATAATAATACCTCTGGTCCATTAGCAAGTGAGTGCACAAGTATGTCAATAGTGCCGAAATCCTTCTTAACAGATTCAACAACTTCCTGCAAGGAAATATAAACGCAAAGCAGACTTATGAGAACCAGCGTTATTTAAACACAAGATGAAACATGAATAATAGAGTAATAAAAGAACAATAACAAGCAAGCCTTTAGCAATAGGTGGAGTAGGCTACAGAGATCGATCATCGTCAAAAGGCCTTATTGTGTATTAGGTCCGAAGATAGGCCATTTACCTCTAATCCCGCTTAATGATTTGATCAACAGTCTTCTTTGATTCCCTCTACCTCTAGGCTCTAACTATTGGAGTAACATttgtacaaattttttttataggtctTCTTCCAACATGCATGAACCATTTCTTTACCACGGAAACTACACCAATTTGATCTCTATGATTAAATTTTCCTTTCATGTGGAATCTGATAGGTTTGTTATTGTTAGTTAATGGGTGTGTTGAGAGTTAGATAGGCCAAATAAGGCATGCTGCCTACAAATGGAGCGGAGGATTAGAAAGAGAATCATCTTGTCATCTTGTCacgtgactgaaaggtcacgggaTCAAGTCTTGGAAACAGCCTTTTGTGTAAAAAAgcagggtaaggctgcgtataATACACCAattggtgggaccccttcctgaaccctgcgtatgcgggagctttagtgcaccgggctgCCCTTGGGGCCTTTCGGCATTGGGAGACTCTAGAGTCTCTCGAATACTCTAGGAGTTCTACTGTAATTTGGGATCTTCACTATTACTTTTAGTAATACCAGTTGGTCTCTATCCGAATCACTCGTCCATCATAACCTTTTACCACGCGACATTAAATTACTTACAATATTTTTGGTCTTATAGTTTGTGTGataaaatattccttcaaagCTTGAGGAATACATTTCAATTGCATATCAAACCAAAATCGTAGAGTAAATGCTTCTAATTAAATGATGTTCAGTGTGCTTAGGTTTTGCCTGCTAGCAGAAAAGAAGTACCTTATGTTTCAAAAAGCATTATCTAGGATTCATTTCACTTAGGAAAAAataccaaataaaaaacttgaagaAAATCAAGTAAGCTTATGAAATAATAGATGAATCAAAACTTTCATATTCAAGCTTGGTCAGAGAAAAGTGGAAGATGGATAAGTAATCCCTCTAGCTTGTGACTAAGGAAGTTATGTGATGAAGGGTCAACCTATTAATGTCTGATACtgatgaaatcaagatttttaTCCATTTCTTTAAAAGGAATTAATCATGATTTTTATCTCCAAATTAATGCTGATCACTTTAGTTCCAACAGTGCTGCCGTTTTAAAAATGTCTTTCAACATTCTTTTGACACCAATGTTGTCCATGAGGAACAGAACAATCTTTGAGAGATAAAATCACATGTAGAGCATGAATGTATTCTAAAGTGTACAAGAAAAGTGGAACATACTCCAATTGAACATTAATCTCATGTTAAAAGCCTTATTTTATtggattttgaagaaaaaaaattggtgacTTACAATGTAAATTTGGAATAACTTTTCTAGCTTATTTAGCAAGATGATATCCAGCAAGATGCTCTCCTCTATGAACAACTTATGTTCTTAACACATGAATGATTTCTTAATAATAGTTTCAGAAAAGACTAAtgatatatattcaaaatatattataaattagtttaaaaatCTATTGGAACAAAATTGAAACTAACTTCGCAGCAGAGATCGAAAGAGTATTATAACTGTAGCGAAGTATAGATAACAGAACGATAATATATACCTGGACAGTCCAATTTGAAGCTCCAGCATAGCGCTTATTAGCTTTTACCTATACAATTTTCACAGAAAATA containing:
- the LOC25498181 gene encoding enoyl-[acyl-carrier-protein] reductase [NADH], chloroplastic codes for the protein MATTTVSNMSIAMSRPRITPSQKFSNLGPAIVGSRVKVGSCAKLGSVCHVALAKPFQLSSTSHTLKFDKIVTKAMAESSSNKQATGLPIDLRGKRAFIAGVADDNGYGWAIAKSLAEAGAEILVGTWVPALNIFESSLRRGKFDESRKLQDGSLMEITKVYPLDAVYDTPEDVPEDVKANKRYAGASNWTVQEVVESVKKDFGTIDILVHSLANGPEVSKLLSETSRKGYLAALSASSYSYISLLKHFLPIMNQGGSSLSLTYIASERIIPGYGGGMSSAKAALESDTRVLAFEAGRKKRIRVNTISAGPLGSRAAKAIGFIDMMIDYSFTNAPLQKELHAEEVGNAAAFLASPLASAITGAVIYVDNGLNAMGVGVDSPVFKDLDIPRDQH